The Methylomonas koyamae genome has a segment encoding these proteins:
- a CDS encoding HD-GYP domain-containing protein — MVKKICVSQLRQGMYLCGTDRKWWDIPFLTTKFLISSDAEIETLREYCREVFIDLAKGLDVAAPDDNEPASALAAAAESGPLPQFYRRFESVLETVRAGGGIDFGAVAEIASDLTVALDNGAVSLDRVAGRSLADPALVHKSVSVCLLALGLARHLAVAPDLLRHTAIAALLHDLGLLGLPQSIIGKAAELTGAERSVLRQHVSAGLALLHGVPGVPAEVLEAVWGHHERPDGAGYPRGLVAGQIGLPARLVAVASVYEALISDRADRPAQTKLDALGYLYAASPAQFDAAVVAGLIEVLHAYPPGCIVELVSGELALVGAEPANDLSRPPCRLIADAKKQLLFQEQRLDLSDAAHKHLAIARVLARDEPFIELLATFAALERL, encoded by the coding sequence ATGGTCAAAAAAATCTGCGTCAGTCAACTTCGCCAAGGAATGTACCTGTGCGGCACCGACCGCAAATGGTGGGACATACCGTTTTTAACCACCAAGTTTCTGATCAGCTCCGATGCCGAAATCGAGACCTTGCGCGAGTATTGCCGCGAAGTGTTCATCGATTTGGCAAAGGGCTTGGATGTTGCCGCACCGGACGATAACGAACCCGCCAGCGCGCTGGCGGCCGCGGCCGAATCCGGGCCGTTGCCGCAATTTTACCGCCGCTTCGAGTCGGTTCTGGAGACGGTTCGCGCCGGTGGCGGCATCGACTTCGGCGCTGTCGCGGAAATCGCATCCGACCTCACGGTTGCGCTGGATAACGGCGCTGTGTCGCTAGACCGGGTGGCCGGGCGGAGTCTGGCCGATCCGGCGTTGGTGCACAAATCGGTCAGTGTCTGCTTGCTGGCGCTGGGCTTGGCGCGGCACCTGGCCGTGGCGCCGGATCTACTGCGGCACACGGCAATCGCCGCGCTTCTACACGATTTGGGGCTGCTCGGCCTGCCGCAATCGATTATCGGCAAAGCCGCCGAGCTGACCGGCGCGGAACGTTCGGTGCTACGGCAACATGTCTCTGCCGGCCTGGCATTGTTGCATGGCGTGCCGGGCGTGCCCGCCGAAGTGCTGGAGGCGGTCTGGGGCCACCACGAACGTCCGGACGGCGCCGGCTATCCGCGCGGCTTGGTCGCCGGGCAAATCGGCCTGCCGGCCCGACTGGTGGCGGTGGCGTCGGTTTACGAAGCGTTGATTAGTGATCGCGCGGACCGGCCGGCGCAAACCAAGCTCGATGCGCTCGGTTATTTGTACGCGGCCAGCCCGGCACAATTCGACGCCGCCGTGGTGGCCGGTTTGATCGAGGTGTTGCACGCCTATCCGCCAGGTTGTATCGTCGAATTGGTCAGCGGGGAGTTGGCGTTGGTCGGCGCCGAACCGGCTAACGACCTAAGCCGGCCGCCGTGCCGCTTGATTGCCGATGCCAAGAAGCAGTTGCTGTTTCAGGAACAACGCCTTGATTTGAGCGACGCCGCGCATAAGCATCTCGCTATAGCGCGGGTGCTGGCGCGCGACGAGCCGTTTATCGAATTGCTGGCTACTTTTGCCGCGCTGGAACGGCTTTAA